A region from the Myripristis murdjan chromosome 23, fMyrMur1.1, whole genome shotgun sequence genome encodes:
- the cntn1b gene encoding contactin 1b: MAVTALLLLVLSSSVSLTVAVLFGEPRIYGEDATGYGPIFEEEPLDVVYTEDSPDGRISMNCRARANPPASYRWRRDNWEIKLMEQPDEHYSLVGGNLVITNPKQKKHAGTYVCVARNIYGTVISKEARVKFGYLEEFPQEERDPVYVKEGQGAVLLCAPPKAWPYEVSYRWIYNEFPVFLQTDRRRFVSQRTGNLYISKVEAQDAGNYSCFVSSPIIGQSVFSKFIPLIPSPPDDGEERKYPADIRVKFPDTTALLASNITLECFALGNPIPHIVWRKVDATDLPANHEISESGAVLHLYNVQYDDAGGYECEAINTKGKDWHKAWLYVESAPEWAETINNTQIDIGSEHTMRCVATGKPYPYIRWYKDGFMYGKGELKFTSVTFGDSGMYQCIAENYWGIKYANAELRVIACAPTFEFNPVKKQLLGAKGGRVVIECKPRAAPRPRFSWTKGKELLFNNSRISIMDDGTLEIRNATKYDEGVYTCFAQNDRGKANSSGILTITEATNITVAPADTEVKVGEEVILSCSAEYDPMLDITFVWAIDFRVIDFSAEWQHYERDMGTDGVGDLRIMNVQIWHEGRYSCTAQTVVDNATAYADLKVVGVPGPPGVVRVEEIRDTSVRLLWSKGADHNSPILYYTIQARHFWALNEDDWRNTSTSPAVLDGNAEMADVTDLYAWMEYQFRVIATNEYGSGEASIPSIKIKTWDAPPLVAPTDVAGYGGRDGEIFITWTPVQPWYFYGKKFGYIVAFKPHDAYDWWYETISDPETRRYVHRDPYFLPNEEDFQVREFQVKIKSFNVKGDGPYSLTKVIYYPRDVPTESPTDVYARPVSSHEAQVWWLPVVDTGTGLQQYIEGYQVKYWRKYDDTEPGAHRIFVPATANYTRLENMLPDSHYLIEVRAYNGAGLGPPSEHCEMFTRRPPPPEPPRMWRYVTWTGKWLYVWWDHIQYDWFGNISFPLYYKVMFRKTGYIYGKVYITGWHFMDFPMPQVGDYELMVRGRYEGGDGPVRMIRIQGKASMTTPSLSLASLLLLALCIMGLEI; encoded by the exons ATGGCTGTCACTGCTTTATTGCTACtggtcctctcctcctctgtctctctcacag tggCCGTGCTGTTTGGCGAACCCAGAATATATGGAG AGGATGCTACTGGCTATGGCCCCATCTTCGAGGAGGAGCCTTTGGATGTGGTTTACACTGAGGACTCCCCCGATGGGAGAATATCTATGAACTGCAGGGCGCGGGCAAACCCACCGGCTTCATAcag GTGGCGCCGTGATAACTGGGAGATCAAGCTGATGGAGCAGCCAGATGAGCACTACAGCCTGGTGGGGGGGAACCTGGTAATAACCAACCCGAAACAGAAGAAACACGCTGGGACGTATGTCTGCGTGGCCAGGAACATCTATGGCACCGTGATCAGCAAGGAGGCCAGGGTCAAGTTTGGAT ATCTGGAGGAGTTTCCCCAAGAAGAGAGAGACCCTGTCTACGTCAAAGAAGGACAGGGGGCCGTTTTGCTGTGTGCCCCTCCAAAAGCCTGGCCAT atgAGGTGTCCTACCGCTGGATCTACAACGAGTTCCCAGTTTTCCTGCAGACAGATCGCCGCCGTTTCGTCTCCCAGAGGACAGGGAACTTGTACATCTCCAAGGTGGAGGCTCAGGACGCCGGCAACTACTCGTGCTTCGTCTCCAGCCCCATCATTGGACAGAGTGTCTTCTCTAAGTTCATCCCCCTCATCCCGTCACCACCTGACGATG gtgaggagaggaagtACCCAGCCGACATCAGGGTCAAGTTCCCAGATACCACCGCCTTGCTGGCCTCAAACATCACATTAGAGTGCTTTGCTCTGGGAAA CCCCATTCCTCATATCGTATGGAGGAAGGTAGACGCCACAGACCTCCCAGCAAACCATGAGATCAGTGAATCAGGAGCTGTGCTCCATCTGTACAATGTGCAGTATGATGACGCAGGAGGATACGAGTGTGAAGCCATAAACACAAAAGGGAAGGACTGGCACAAGGCCTGGCTGTATGTGGAGT CTGCCCCGGAATGGGCGGAAACCATCAACAATACTCAGATTGACATTGGCTCCGAGCACACCATGCGCTGTGTGGCAACAGGGAAGCCATACCCTTACATTCGCTGGTACAAAGACGGATTCATG TATGGCAAAGGTGAGCTGAAGTTTACCAGTGTGACGTTTGGTGACTCTGGGATGTACCAGTGTATCGCGGAGAACTACTGGGGCATCAAATATGCCAATGCAGAGCTGCGAGTTATTG CCTGTGCTCCTACATTCGAGTTTAACCCCGTGAAGAAGCAGCTCCTTGGGGCAAAAGGCGGCCGTGTGGTGATTGAATGTAAACCCAGAGCAGCTCCCAGACCCCGTTTCAGCTGGACCAAAGGCAAAGAGCTGCTCTTCAACAATTCACG tattTCCATCATGGATGATGGGACTTTGGAGATCCGCAATGCCACTAAGTATGATGAGGGCGTCTATACCTGCTTTGCTCAGAACGACAGAGGGAAGGCTAACAGCTCCGGCATACTCACAATCACTG AGGCTACCAACATCACCGTGGCCCCTGCTGACACGGAAGTGAAGGTTGGTGAGGAAGTGATACTGAGCTGCTCTGCGGAATACGACCCCATGCTGGACATCACCTTCGTCTGGGCCATAGACTTCAGAGTCATTGACTTCAGTGCTGAGTGGCAACATTATGAACGTGACATG GGTACAGATGGCGTTGGTGACCTGAGGATCATGAATGTTCAGATCTGGCACGAAGGTCGCTACTCCTGCACAGCTCAGACTGTAGTCGACAATGCCACAGCGTATGCCGACCTCAAGGTTGTAG GTGTCCCAGGGCCTCCCGGTGTGGTGCGAGTGGAGGAGATCAGGGACACATCAGTGAGGCTGCTGTGGAGTAAAGGAGCGGACCACAACAGCCCCATCCTCTACTACACCATTCAGGCCAGACACTTCTGGGCTCTTAATGAAGACGACTGGAGAAACACCAGCACCT ctccagccGTTCTCGACGGCAATGCAGAGATGGCAGACGTGACGGACCTTTATGCCTGGATGGAGTATCAGTTTAGGGTCATCGCCACCAACGAGTACGGCTCTGGGGAGGCCAGCATCCCCTCCATCAAGATCAAAACCTGGGATGCTC CTCCTTTAGTGGCTCCAACTGATGTTGCAGGTTACGGAGGAAGAGACGGAGAGATCTTCATCACGTGGACG CCTGTACAGCCATGGTACTTCTATGGCAAGAAGTTTGGCTACATCGTGGCTTTCAAACCTCACGATGCCTACGACTGGTGGTACGAGACTATCTCTGACCCTGAGACCAGGCGTTACGTTCACCGTGACCCCTACTTCCTGCCGAATGAGGAAGATTTCCAGGTCCGAGAGTTCCAGGTGAAGATCAAATCGTTCAATGTGAAAGGTGACGGCCCCTACAGCCTCACCAAGGTCATCTACTACCCACGAGATg tgCCCACGGAGTCCCCGACAGATGTCTATGCCAGGCCGGTGTCCTCCCATGAAGCTCAGGTGTGGTGGCTGCCAGTCGTAGACACTGGCACAGGCCTGCAGCAGTACATCGAGGGATACCAG GTCAAATACTGGAGAAAATATGATGACACGGAGCCAGGAGCCCATCGTATATTTGTCCCAGCCACAGCCAATTACACCAGGCTGGAGAACATGCTGCCAGACTCACACTACCTCATCGAGGTCCGGGCCTACAACGGAGCTGGCTTAGGACCACCAAGTGAACACTGTGAGATGTTCACCAGGAGACCAC CACCGCCGGAGCCTCCCAGGATGTGGCGGTATGTCACCTGGACAGGAAAGTGGCTGTACGTGTGGTGGGACCATATCCAATACGACTGGTTTGGCAATATTTCCTTCCCACTGTACTACAAG GTCATGTTCAGAAAAACTGGCTATATTTATGGGAAGGTCTACATCACCGGGTGGCACTTCATGGACTTCCCCATGCCCCAGGTCGGGGATTATGAGCTGATGGTGCGCGGGCGCTATGAAGGAGGAGACGGCCCCGTCAGGATGATTAGGATTCAGG GTAAAGCATCCATGACCACACCGTCACTCAGCCTggcatctctgctgctgctggcgctGTGCATCATGGGATTGGAAATTTAA